The region ACCGACATGAACTTCTATGTTTTTGACCCCATAGGTCAATCTCTGTATATATTCGTAGCTAACCTAGCTaccttttgtttctttctgctgcaatatatatataattatgtcggGTAGAAAATGTGTAAATCAGATTCCTTCTTTACCCTGTGCATCTAGAGCGGACTCTTTCTTGACCTGACAGGGTTCAATCTAGGTGTGGCgataactactccggatgtacggtatagccgagccggggtgttacaatgtATTTCTTTTGATCGAAGGTACATagtattgttaggaacatcatgtaataggttttgatgataccaactgttaagtaagaatccccaagtctcgatacataggcaaaacaatgtaagttcgataagtaaactaagagcgaaaatacaaccgggtaatttgagctcaactcgggaaatatttaagcttaaggtaaacttgtttgaacaacttagaagttttcgtgttgtaagcaaacagatagatcagaagcaggcacgagacaactctggaggaataagggtctacgagacatcaactaagtctcgagacacaagccaagttcgagaggtaaggacctctcgatatacctatcgagttcgagacgtaaagaatattcgagagaaagacctctcgatacatgggattgaaacttcaagtggtcgagacatcttttatggtctcgataaaccggcacttctccaagaggctgaatgttggtcaacatgtgcagataaaatactctaagtctggagaagaagaatatcatggagataaaatattgaagaggtgctgagcagGAGGTGtcaaatggacggaagtggatgacacgtcagacctccaccacaaacggtcaagaagtgcaccaatcctgaagtggtcagattccccaaacaaggaatgatgggaacataaaaagagtaactttatccaaaagaagcaagcgAAACAtaaactcaagaaagtggaatatggaatattcactacaaaacaaaaggctcaagttacaagaccactactccatgaaaaatgctgaaattgtgcaaagacccatgttcggcatgggagaccaatttcaaacggaatagttttccctccaacggaactattcttctactctcatatataaggacgtaaagacacagaagaaaaagagagTTCAAGCgaaagaggttaacaagaggtgtctgataaaaacgttccagtgcaaagtgcttaacttggaatatcatcctgatattcaatacagcgagagaacacatcttagtgttcgaagagagttacaaagctaaactgtcatacatccagaaggtgaccaaagctgctctacatcaaagttgatccaacgatagcttgtggtcagattggagattgttacattcaactgtgactatcaacaacgtcttgctttggattaagcaagggaggtggagtatcctggctgctgtccgagcgaaagaaacctgaggcttgacgcgggcttggtgatcaaaggtcaagtgctcgagaggtggagtaactggaagcggggagaaaaacctgaggagaggcggagtaacctggctgctgtccgagcgaaagaaacctgaggcttgacgcgggcttggtgatcaaaggtcaagtgctcgagaggtggagtaacttgTTGAACCTTGAAGGTTGCTCgcttgaggcttgaggcgggcttggtgatcaaagctcaagcgctcgttattgtactagaaagggaagtttttagtgcaatccttccagggagtttctggaagaagagtggaagtaggcgggttggccgaaccacttaaaaatctctcttgcatttactttctgttttacctctcgctaacttctcgattgcactgcatataatcacacctctcgaacttacccaaactcgtgctaactaaaaaggggataatatttccgctgcgcataaaactttgtcttcacctcgtgaggtatcgaacctaaacatcctaagttcaatacacacgagaggtcgaaaagatttgcaaaatcttatacaagtctattcaccccccctctagacttgtaccccatccccttgggaccaacaagtaTTTCTGTTTATTGTTAACAATTCCTTCCTCACTTGTATAATCTAGCTTTTCACgagtatgcatttcttttgATCCAAGGTACATAGTATTTCTATATCTTGTTAACAACCTCCTTTCTCGATTGGAACTTGTATAATCTGGGATTGAAATGATCTTGTTGATGTATGCATAggacaattaaaataaaaagcatcAAAGAATAGTTTTAGTTTAGCTATCTATATATTTGATAGTTTAATTTGTACTGGGCTTTTACCATTGTGATCTGTGTGAGCACTTCCTCTCCCTTGTGCTTCTGGTTTCTAGTTCTGAGTGCaattcattttaaaagttttacaGAGGTATACTTGactctaggttttttttttttttttttttgaagagtacTACTATTTATTTGTGTCTGttggattttgtaataaatagtTCACAATATATTACTATCTCCGTTCCAAAATGGTTGTCtcattcgtttaacgaggcttgactgaagttatttttaatctaatttttaataatattaagtttagcattaatatataaaatttatatatttagaaactacattaaaaatagttttaaacacaaaaaattaaatttaaaaataataaaaaattactaaaaaaaataagcaatgaataaagagttaatttgagtaatgaataataaataagacaggtaaaatgggacagatgtagtacaaaatatattatttataataatattaatacaaaatatattattacattttaagCACTCATTTTCTTAATACACAACATTTGTTCAGCACTTGATTCTAAATTTCATACACACGAAATCAGACATTTAAGCAGAGATGTCAATGGCTTTGATTTCAGGTTTCTTAACTTCCATTTTGGGAACAGTGACAGTGAGCACTCCATTCTCCATCGAAGCTTTCACCTCATCCATCTTCGCATTCTCCGGCAGCCGGAACCTCCTCAGGAACTTACCGCTGCTCCGCTCCACACGGTGCCATTTGTCGTTCTTTTCCTCCTGCTCTCTGCTCCTCTCTCCGCTGATCTGCAAAACCCTCCCTTCCTCAACTTCCACCTTCACCTCCTCCTTCTTCAGCCCCGGCAGATCCGCCTTGAATACGTGAGCCTCCGGTGTCTCCTTCCAGTCAATACGCGCGTTGGCGAAGGCCGATGTTTCCCCCGCCGAGCCGCCGGGGGCATTGGCGACGGCGCTGGAAAACGGGAACCCTTGGAAAGGATCCCACAGGTCTAGAGAGAAGGGATCGAAGATGTTGCTTCGGCGAGCTCCAAAGATGCTTGGAATCAAAGACATTTCCTTGATTGATTGAATGAGAGCAGAAATCTTCTAGCAATAGCTGACTGTGAATACAATGAGGAATGCTTGAACTTGTTCACTTTCGATGCGAAAATAGAGAAGCATAAACGGTGTTTATATATGAGAGATGATAAAGCTAGAACATTCATGAAGCATCGGGGTGAAGTGCGAACTGCAGGTGAGCAGGTTCTACAATCTTCCATTTCATCCTTTGCAATGTTCTTATATGAATATCAGATATCAGATGATGAAACTGGGCCGACATTATCGGGTTGTGTTAGGGGTTATCAAACAGTGGATTGTATTAGAAGGTTTGACCAGCGGAATGTATCAGcgatttgtaaaaagatgtttagttaaattagctgtttagattagcggttaaaatgtaaaatgaccaaatatactctataataataataataataatagtaataataataataatataataataataataattaaacaaaagaaaaagaaaaaaataaactgTAAAGATTTGGGATCAAAAGATCTCACATCGTAAGTTTATAAAAGAAGGGGGGTTGAGCTCCCTTTTAAAAGGGAGTTCAACGCCCCATATTCTTCTCTTGCCCATCCCACATTGGATGGGCAAGAGAAAGAGAAGTCTGAGGCTTCTTTATACTAAAGGggagggtgttttgggaaaGAAATTAATCTTCCTCAAAATGTCAATCCCAAACGCTGCTATTAGTAGCGTTTGGGAtttcagcggtttggagcaaatcgTTGCTCCAAATTGCTGTTAACCAAACACCATCTTTAGCGGTTTGACTTGACCGCTGCTCCAAATCGCTGTTAACCAAACACTATCTTTAGCGGTTTGACTTGGTCAAACCGTTAAAGATGGTCAAATCCACTAAATTTTTGCGAATAAGCTGCTAACCAAACATAGCCTAATCACTATTTGAGAGTGATTTAGGCTTTTCCAATTGGGCCTAATTGTCTACAATGTAAAGCCTAAGAGAGTGTCTTTtttacaattgttataccataaaCCAAAGTtcatattaaattgaaaattctGATCTAAaaaattggcaaattatgctaggACTCGGATctcggatccaccttgcaaagtggactcgagttcatgttcacaattttagaactctatgttcacaattttagaattatatattcacaattttagatctcaatatacaaaattacattactcaatactcacaatttttaacacaattttgttatatagattcaaaaattgtgttatattgttgaatatagaattatgaaattgtgaatataaaattataaaactatgagtatagagttttaaaattgtaaacattaacccagatccaccttgcaaggtggacccaggtccatggcataacaaccatAAAAAATTATGCATCTATAGTTAAAACATTTtgtattttcaattaataatttacaatCATTGTTTTGTGGGCCATAAGTAAAAAATGCATTATCTACTgtattaataagagccaaaaaaaGTTAAGCCTATAAtattggtagaaaaaatgacagtgaaattattaaatcaaattgtTGGTTTAgattgtttatatttatatttttccttgagattttttaatttatccttaattatatgattatctaCTAAATTGTccattaaatatt is a window of Ipomoea triloba cultivar NCNSP0323 chromosome 11, ASM357664v1 DNA encoding:
- the LOC115997171 gene encoding 17.8 kDa class I heat shock protein-like translates to MSLIPSIFGARRSNIFDPFSLDLWDPFQGFPFSSAVANAPGGSAGETSAFANARIDWKETPEAHVFKADLPGLKKEEVKVEVEEGRVLQISGERSREQEEKNDKWHRVERSSGKFLRRFRLPENAKMDEVKASMENGVLTVTVPKMEVKKPEIKAIDISA